A portion of the Vreelandella subglaciescola genome contains these proteins:
- a CDS encoding outer membrane protein assembly factor BamD — MRVFSAATRFGAVALSLTLLAGCASNDSAPSFDDGKYANTGERELYELARDALDRNLYNTAIERLEALDTRYPFGNHAEQAQLELVYAYYENNKWEEARAAASRFIRLHPDHPQADYAHYLRGLAAWQAGRFSLERLRVIDISKRDLGATQDAYNDFRDLLTRYPQSDYAPDARQRIVYLRELLARHELHAADYYLRRGAYVAAVKRGRWVLEHYPESNATADAMATMVEGYQGLGMDDRAREVLKVLKDNAPDHKQLKNGAFKPKHL, encoded by the coding sequence ATGCGCGTTTTTTCCGCAGCGACCCGTTTTGGCGCCGTCGCGCTCAGCCTTACGCTACTTGCCGGCTGCGCCAGTAACGACTCCGCGCCGTCATTTGATGACGGCAAGTACGCCAACACCGGCGAACGCGAACTCTACGAGCTCGCCCGCGACGCGCTCGACCGCAATCTGTACAACACCGCGATTGAACGGCTGGAAGCGCTGGATACGCGCTATCCTTTCGGCAACCACGCCGAACAGGCGCAGCTGGAGCTGGTTTACGCCTATTACGAAAACAACAAGTGGGAAGAAGCCCGCGCTGCCGCCAGCCGCTTTATTCGCCTGCACCCCGATCACCCCCAGGCCGACTATGCCCACTACCTGCGCGGCCTGGCGGCCTGGCAGGCCGGGCGTTTCAGCCTTGAGCGCCTGCGCGTGATCGATATTTCCAAGCGTGACCTGGGGGCTACTCAGGATGCCTACAACGACTTCCGCGACCTGCTGACGCGCTATCCGCAAAGTGACTACGCGCCGGATGCTCGCCAGCGCATCGTTTACCTGCGCGAGCTGCTGGCCCGCCACGAGCTGCACGCTGCCGACTACTACCTGCGCCGCGGCGCTTACGTGGCAGCGGTGAAGCGCGGCCGCTGGGTGCTTGAGCACTACCCGGAATCCAACGCCACTGCCGATGCCATGGCCACCATGGTGGAAGGGTATCAGGGGCTGGGCATGGATGACCGCGCCCGCGAAGTGCTCAAGGTGCTGAAAGACAACGCGCCTGACCACAAACAGCTCAAAAACGGCGCCTTCAAGCCGAAGCACCTATAG
- a CDS encoding NAD-dependent malic enzyme produces the protein MTTSKRPLYIPYAGPTLLEMPLLNKGSAFTQEERLAFNLIGLLPQDEETIEDQLKRAYRQYQQCGTDLERHIYLRAIQDDNETLYFRLVSDHLEEMLPIIYTPTVGKACQEFSNIYRNHRGLFINYSDREHMDDILRSATKGNVQVIVVTDGERILGLGDQGIGGMGIPIGKLALYTACGGISPAYTLPITLDVGTNNQALLDDPMYMGWRHKRVSQDEYNAFVDEFIAAVKRRWPNVLLQFEDFAQANAVPLLERYRDELCCFNDDVQGTASVVVGTLMAACQARQQTLADQRVVFVGGGSAGCGIAEQTVVAMQAEGISEAAARARVFMVDREGLMTTDQDWHRDFQHRLAHDASLVAEWDGQGLEETIAQVKPTVLIGVCGQKGIFTERVVRTMHSGCENPVIFPLSNPTSQAEAVPEDILNWTDGQALVATGSPFEPVVYNGRSIPIAQCNNAYIFPGIGLGVVAAKASRVTDEMLMSASRALAREAPLVKDGKGALLPPLSRIREISMAIAFEVAAQAQHQDVALKTDGTKLREIIQRNCWEPEYRAYRRRSV, from the coding sequence ATGACCACGAGCAAACGCCCTTTGTATATCCCGTACGCCGGTCCCACCCTGCTGGAGATGCCGCTCTTGAACAAGGGCAGCGCGTTTACTCAGGAGGAGCGGCTGGCGTTTAACCTCATCGGCCTGTTGCCGCAGGACGAAGAGACGATCGAAGACCAGTTAAAGCGTGCCTACCGCCAGTATCAGCAATGCGGCACCGACCTTGAGCGGCATATTTACCTGCGCGCCATTCAGGACGATAACGAAACGCTGTATTTCCGTCTGGTCTCGGATCACCTGGAAGAAATGCTGCCGATCATCTACACCCCGACGGTGGGCAAGGCGTGTCAGGAATTTTCCAACATTTACCGCAACCACCGCGGGCTGTTCATCAACTATTCCGACCGCGAGCACATGGATGACATCCTGCGCAGCGCGACCAAGGGCAACGTCCAGGTCATCGTGGTCACCGACGGCGAGCGCATTCTGGGGCTGGGCGATCAGGGCATCGGCGGCATGGGGATCCCCATCGGCAAGCTGGCGCTGTATACCGCTTGCGGCGGCATCAGCCCGGCCTACACGCTGCCGATCACGCTGGACGTGGGCACCAATAATCAGGCGCTGCTCGACGACCCGATGTACATGGGCTGGCGCCACAAGCGCGTGAGTCAGGACGAATACAACGCCTTTGTCGACGAGTTCATCGCCGCCGTGAAGCGTCGCTGGCCCAACGTACTGCTGCAGTTCGAGGATTTCGCCCAGGCCAACGCCGTGCCGCTGCTGGAACGCTACCGCGACGAACTGTGCTGCTTTAACGACGACGTGCAGGGCACCGCCTCAGTGGTGGTGGGTACGCTGATGGCCGCGTGTCAGGCGCGCCAGCAGACGCTGGCCGACCAGCGCGTGGTGTTCGTCGGCGGCGGCTCGGCCGGCTGCGGGATTGCCGAACAAACGGTGGTTGCCATGCAGGCCGAAGGCATTAGCGAAGCCGCCGCCCGGGCGCGGGTCTTCATGGTTGACCGTGAAGGACTGATGACCACCGATCAGGATTGGCACCGGGACTTCCAGCACCGCCTGGCGCACGATGCCTCGCTGGTGGCAGAGTGGGACGGTCAGGGCCTTGAAGAAACCATCGCCCAGGTCAAGCCGACCGTGCTGATCGGCGTGTGCGGCCAGAAAGGGATTTTCACCGAACGCGTGGTGCGCACCATGCATAGCGGCTGCGAGAATCCGGTGATCTTCCCGCTGTCCAACCCGACCTCTCAGGCCGAAGCGGTGCCGGAAGATATCCTCAACTGGACCGACGGTCAGGCGCTTGTTGCCACGGGCAGCCCCTTTGAGCCGGTGGTGTATAACGGCCGTAGCATTCCCATTGCCCAGTGCAACAACGCCTATATTTTCCCCGGTATCGGGCTGGGCGTAGTCGCGGCCAAGGCGTCCCGGGTAACCGACGAGATGCTGATGAGCGCGTCAAGGGCGCTGGCGCGGGAAGCGCCGCTGGTCAAAGACGGCAAGGGAGCGCTGCTGCCGCCACTGTCGCGCATTCGCGAAATCAGTATGGCGATCGCCTTCGAAGTGGCAGCGCAGGCCCAGCATCAGGATGTGGCGCTGAAAACCGACGGCACCAAGCTGCGCGAAATCATCCAGCGCAACTGCTGGGAACCGGAATACCGCGCTTACCGTCGTCGTTCGGTGTAA
- the trxB gene encoding thioredoxin-disulfide reductase: MEARHERLIILGSGPAGYTAAVYAARANLKPLLITGMQAGGQLTTTTDVDNWPGDVEGVQGPALMERMKAHAERFDTEVLFDHINEVSLGERPFTLTGDYGVYTCDALIIATGASARYIGLPSEQQFMGQGVSACATCDGFFYRKQEVVVVGGGNTAVEEALYLSNIASKVTLVHRRDSLRAEKILQDKLFEKAAEGKVVLEWNHTLEEVLGDNTGVTGVRLTSTEDGSTKELDAPGVFIAIGHSPNTGMFEGQLTMNGGYIEVTSGITGNATATSVPGVFASGDVMDHIYRQAITSAGSGCMAALDAERYLDGLA, translated from the coding sequence ATGGAAGCGCGGCACGAACGTTTGATTATTCTCGGCTCCGGCCCGGCCGGCTACACGGCGGCGGTTTACGCAGCGCGTGCCAATCTCAAGCCGCTGTTGATTACCGGCATGCAGGCCGGCGGCCAGCTGACCACCACGACCGATGTGGATAACTGGCCGGGCGACGTAGAGGGTGTCCAGGGCCCGGCGCTGATGGAGCGGATGAAAGCTCACGCCGAGCGCTTTGATACCGAGGTGCTGTTTGATCACATCAACGAGGTGAGCCTGGGCGAGCGCCCGTTCACCCTGACAGGCGATTACGGCGTTTACACCTGCGATGCGCTGATTATTGCCACCGGCGCCAGCGCGCGCTATATCGGCCTGCCCTCCGAGCAGCAGTTCATGGGCCAGGGCGTGTCGGCCTGTGCCACCTGCGACGGCTTTTTCTACCGCAAGCAGGAAGTCGTGGTAGTGGGCGGCGGCAACACGGCCGTTGAAGAAGCGCTGTATCTGTCCAATATCGCCTCGAAGGTGACGCTGGTGCATCGCCGTGATTCGCTGCGTGCCGAAAAGATCCTTCAGGACAAGCTGTTCGAGAAAGCCGCCGAGGGCAAGGTGGTGCTGGAGTGGAACCACACCCTGGAGGAAGTGCTGGGCGACAATACCGGCGTGACCGGCGTTCGGCTCACGTCCACAGAAGACGGCAGCACCAAGGAGCTTGACGCGCCGGGGGTATTTATCGCCATCGGCCACAGCCCCAACACCGGTATGTTCGAGGGCCAGCTGACGATGAACGGCGGCTATATCGAAGTGACCTCGGGCATTACCGGCAATGCCACCGCGACCAGCGTGCCCGGCGTGTTCGCCTCCGGCGACGTCATGGACCACATCTACCGTCAGGCGATCACTTCGGCGGGCAGCGGCTGCATGGCCGCGCTGGACGCCGAACGCTATCTGGACGGGCTGGCCTGA
- a CDS encoding NAD+ synthase yields the protein MQDLTLVMAQFDPLVGDIPGNAARAIEAVREARIEHGADIVVFPELFLSGYPPEDLLLRPSLEARLREARATMAEKIARDVLVIIGYPGVREGQRYNLAGVLYNGQWEAEYAKQVLPNHQVFDEQRYFAPGTQTLVYEHKGAKLGLLICEDLWHEAPIDAARAAGAEVIVTLNASPYHQDKPAERLRLLETRALQAQCPVVYVNAIGGQDELVFDGGSCCVDGEGTLSVLAPYWQPGLMPVALRQQSASAWAVEPGEIEPDVEPEESLYCALVTGLRDYVNKNRFDGVVLGLSGGIDSALSLAIAVDALGPQRVQAVMMPYHYTADISREDAAQQAGMLGVHYEVLPIEPMVDAFMGTLAGVFAGTERDTTEENLQARCRGVLLMAISNKKGLMVLSSGNKSEIAVGYTTLYGDMVGGYNAIKDVYKTWIYRLARWRNTQSPAVPERVIERPPSAELAPDQQDSDSLPGYDVLDAILQRYIEGDMSAEAIIAAGFERDDVYQVVKLVDRCEYKRRQAPVGVRVTPKGFGRDRRYPLVNGWQPGE from the coding sequence ATGCAAGACTTAACGCTGGTTATGGCGCAATTTGACCCCCTGGTCGGGGATATCCCGGGTAACGCCGCGCGGGCCATCGAGGCCGTGCGCGAGGCGCGCATTGAGCATGGGGCGGATATCGTGGTCTTCCCCGAGCTGTTTTTATCCGGCTACCCGCCGGAAGATTTGCTGCTGCGCCCGTCCCTTGAGGCGCGCCTGCGCGAAGCCCGCGCCACCATGGCGGAAAAAATCGCCCGCGACGTGCTGGTGATTATCGGCTATCCCGGCGTGCGCGAAGGCCAGCGCTATAACCTGGCCGGCGTGCTGTACAACGGCCAGTGGGAAGCCGAGTACGCCAAGCAGGTGCTGCCCAATCATCAGGTGTTCGACGAGCAGCGCTATTTCGCGCCTGGCACACAAACGCTGGTGTACGAGCACAAGGGCGCCAAGCTCGGGCTGCTGATTTGCGAAGACCTGTGGCATGAAGCGCCGATTGATGCGGCGCGCGCCGCCGGTGCCGAGGTCATCGTGACCCTGAATGCCTCACCGTATCATCAGGACAAACCTGCCGAGCGGCTGCGTCTGCTGGAAACCCGTGCGCTGCAGGCGCAGTGCCCGGTGGTTTACGTTAATGCCATTGGTGGCCAGGACGAACTGGTGTTTGACGGCGGCTCCTGCTGCGTTGACGGCGAAGGTACGCTCAGCGTGCTGGCGCCGTATTGGCAGCCGGGGCTGATGCCGGTGGCGCTGCGCCAGCAAAGCGCCAGCGCCTGGGCGGTGGAGCCCGGCGAGATCGAGCCCGACGTCGAGCCCGAGGAAAGCCTGTATTGCGCGCTGGTGACCGGACTGCGCGACTACGTCAACAAAAACCGCTTTGACGGCGTGGTGCTGGGGCTTTCCGGGGGTATCGATTCGGCGCTGTCGCTGGCCATCGCCGTGGATGCGCTGGGACCGCAGCGGGTTCAGGCGGTGATGATGCCGTATCACTACACCGCGGATATCTCCCGCGAGGATGCCGCTCAGCAGGCCGGAATGCTCGGCGTGCATTACGAGGTGCTGCCCATCGAGCCGATGGTGGACGCGTTCATGGGTACGCTGGCCGGCGTGTTTGCAGGCACCGAGCGCGACACCACCGAGGAAAACCTGCAGGCGCGCTGCCGCGGCGTGCTGCTGATGGCGATTTCCAACAAGAAAGGGCTGATGGTGCTGTCCAGCGGCAATAAAAGCGAAATCGCGGTGGGCTATACCACGCTCTACGGCGATATGGTCGGCGGTTATAACGCCATCAAGGACGTCTACAAGACGTGGATTTATCGTCTGGCACGCTGGCGCAACACCCAGTCACCTGCGGTGCCCGAACGCGTGATCGAACGGCCGCCTTCGGCAGAGCTTGCGCCTGATCAGCAGGATAGCGATTCGCTGCCCGGCTATGACGTGCTGGACGCCATTTTACAGCGCTACATTGAAGGCGACATGAGCGCCGAGGCGATCATTGCCGCGGGCTTTGAGCGCGACGACGTCTATCAGGTTGTCAAGCTGGTGGACCGCTGCGAATACAAGCGCCGCCAGGCACCGGTAGGCGTGCGCGTGACGCCCAAGGGGTTTGGCCGCGACCGGCGCTATCCGCTGGTGAACGGTTGGCAGCCGGGCGAGTAA
- a CDS encoding PP0621 family protein, which produces MNLLIIRLIIFGVLFFAGLKLYRMYREWQMDREARLTRERRHEVGQMVRCRWCDVHVPENEALRDHAEWFCCTAHRDRFLAEQDDASS; this is translated from the coding sequence ATGAACCTCTTGATCATTCGGCTGATTATTTTTGGCGTGCTGTTTTTTGCCGGCCTGAAGCTTTACCGCATGTACCGCGAGTGGCAGATGGACCGTGAAGCGCGCTTGACCCGCGAGCGCCGCCACGAAGTCGGGCAGATGGTGCGCTGCCGCTGGTGCGACGTCCACGTACCCGAAAACGAAGCGCTGCGCGACCACGCCGAATGGTTTTGCTGTACCGCGCACCGCGACCGCTTTCTCGCCGAGCAGGACGACGCCTCCAGCTAA
- the acnA gene encoding aconitate hydratase AcnA — translation MSKIPDTRQTLDVGSQQYHYYSLPKAADALGNIDRLPKTLKILLENQLRFADDESVEGADLQALVDWQKEGKSSREIGYRPARVLMQDFTGVPGVVDLASMRDAVQKLGEDPARINPLSPVDLVIDHSVMVDEFGNATAFEDNVELEMKRNRERYEFLRWGQHAFNNFRVVPPGTGICHQVNLEYLGRTVWSKEEDGKTLAYPDTLVGTDSHTTMINGLGILGWGVGGIEAEAAMLGQPVSMLIPEVVGFELSGKLREGITATDLVLTVTEMLRSKGVVGKFVEFYGDGLDTLPLADRATIANMSPEYGATCGFFPVDDETLRYLRLTGREDEQVALVEAYSKAQGLWREPGAEPIFSDSLGLDMGTVEASLAGPKRPQDRVTLGDMPKAFAKVMENGDKTTTSEEKGRLFSEGGQTAVGVSRSYEHADGPAVSYKGEEFKLDPGAVVIAAITSCTNTSNPSVMMAAGLLARKAREKGLTSQPWVKTSLAPGSKVVTDYLTATGLNEDLDALGFNLVGYGCTTCIGNSGPLPEEIEKAVTDGDLTVASVLSGNRNFEGRVHPLVKTNWLASPPLVVAYALAGNVQKNLAEDPLGTDKDGNPVYLKDVWPSQAEIADAVAQVNTKMYHKEYAAVFEGDDTWKAINVPQSQVYEWPDSTYIQHPPFFEGMKREPDTVEDVKNARVLAMLGDSVTTDHISPAGAIKPDSPAGRYLQENGIKPVDFNSYGSRRGNHEVMMRGTFANVRIQNEMLDGVVGGETRHVPSGEQMSIYDAAMKYQQEGTPLVVIAGKEYGTGSSRDWAAKGTLLLGVRAVLAESYERIHRSNLIGMGVVPLQFPEGQDRKSLGLTGDEEVSIEGLAELTPGGTVKVTIHTADGEKNVDAKCRIDTENELSYYRHGGILHYVLRKMIGAA, via the coding sequence ATGAGCAAGATACCCGATACGCGCCAAACGCTCGACGTTGGCAGCCAGCAGTACCATTATTACAGCCTGCCCAAAGCCGCCGACGCGCTGGGTAACATCGACCGGCTCCCCAAGACGCTCAAGATTCTACTCGAAAACCAGCTGCGCTTCGCCGATGACGAAAGCGTTGAGGGTGCTGACCTTCAGGCGCTGGTGGACTGGCAAAAAGAAGGTAAATCCAGCCGCGAAATCGGCTATCGTCCGGCGCGGGTACTGATGCAGGACTTCACCGGCGTGCCCGGCGTTGTCGATTTGGCCTCGATGCGCGACGCGGTGCAAAAACTCGGCGAAGATCCCGCACGCATCAACCCGCTGTCGCCGGTGGATCTGGTTATCGACCACTCGGTTATGGTCGACGAATTCGGCAACGCCACGGCGTTTGAAGACAACGTCGAACTCGAAATGAAGCGCAACCGCGAGCGCTACGAATTTTTGCGCTGGGGCCAGCACGCCTTTAATAACTTCCGCGTGGTCCCGCCCGGCACCGGCATCTGCCACCAGGTCAACCTGGAATACCTGGGCCGCACGGTATGGTCCAAAGAAGAGGACGGCAAGACGCTTGCCTACCCCGATACGCTGGTCGGCACCGACTCTCACACCACCATGATCAACGGCCTGGGGATACTCGGCTGGGGCGTGGGCGGCATCGAAGCCGAAGCCGCGATGCTGGGTCAGCCGGTATCAATGCTGATTCCTGAAGTGGTCGGCTTCGAGCTTTCCGGCAAGCTGCGCGAAGGCATCACCGCCACCGACCTGGTGCTGACCGTGACCGAAATGCTGCGCAGCAAAGGTGTCGTGGGCAAATTTGTCGAGTTCTACGGCGATGGCCTCGACACCTTGCCGCTGGCCGACCGCGCCACCATTGCCAATATGTCGCCGGAATACGGCGCCACCTGCGGCTTTTTCCCGGTCGACGACGAAACCTTGCGCTACCTGCGCCTGACCGGCCGCGAAGACGAACAGGTGGCGCTGGTCGAGGCCTACAGCAAGGCGCAGGGGCTATGGCGCGAGCCGGGCGCTGAGCCGATCTTCAGCGATTCGCTGGGCCTGGACATGGGCACGGTAGAAGCCAGCCTTGCCGGCCCCAAACGCCCGCAGGACCGCGTCACGCTCGGTGATATGCCCAAGGCCTTTGCCAAGGTCATGGAAAATGGCGACAAGACGACGACCTCGGAAGAAAAGGGTCGGCTGTTTTCGGAAGGCGGGCAAACCGCTGTGGGCGTCAGCCGCAGCTATGAGCACGCCGACGGCCCGGCGGTCAGCTACAAGGGCGAGGAGTTCAAGCTTGACCCGGGGGCGGTGGTTATCGCCGCGATCACCTCGTGCACCAACACCTCCAACCCCAGCGTGATGATGGCCGCCGGCCTGCTGGCGCGCAAAGCGCGGGAAAAAGGCCTGACGAGCCAGCCCTGGGTCAAAACCTCGCTGGCGCCCGGCTCCAAGGTCGTTACCGACTACCTGACGGCCACCGGCCTGAACGAAGATCTCGACGCGCTGGGCTTTAACCTGGTGGGCTACGGCTGCACCACCTGCATCGGCAACTCCGGTCCGCTGCCGGAAGAAATCGAAAAAGCCGTTACCGACGGCGACCTGACCGTGGCCTCGGTGCTGTCGGGCAACCGTAACTTTGAAGGCCGCGTACACCCGCTGGTCAAAACCAACTGGCTCGCTTCACCGCCGCTGGTAGTGGCCTACGCGCTGGCCGGCAACGTGCAAAAAAATCTGGCCGAAGACCCGCTGGGCACCGATAAAGACGGCAACCCCGTGTACCTGAAGGATGTTTGGCCGTCGCAGGCGGAAATCGCCGATGCCGTGGCGCAGGTCAACACCAAGATGTACCACAAGGAATACGCCGCCGTGTTCGAAGGCGACGATACCTGGAAAGCCATCAACGTACCGCAAAGCCAGGTCTACGAATGGCCCGACTCTACCTACATTCAGCACCCGCCCTTCTTTGAGGGCATGAAGCGCGAGCCGGATACCGTTGAAGACGTAAAAAACGCCCGCGTGCTGGCCATGCTGGGTGACTCGGTGACCACCGACCACATCTCGCCGGCCGGCGCGATCAAGCCCGACAGCCCCGCCGGACGCTACCTGCAGGAAAACGGCATCAAGCCGGTCGACTTCAACTCCTACGGCTCGCGGCGCGGTAACCACGAAGTGATGATGCGCGGCACTTTCGCCAACGTGCGCATTCAAAACGAGATGCTCGACGGCGTGGTCGGCGGTGAAACCCGCCACGTGCCCTCCGGCGAGCAGATGTCGATTTACGACGCGGCGATGAAATACCAGCAGGAGGGGACACCGCTGGTAGTGATTGCGGGTAAGGAATACGGCACCGGCTCCTCGCGCGACTGGGCGGCCAAGGGCACGCTGCTGCTGGGCGTTCGCGCCGTGCTGGCGGAGTCCTACGAGCGTATTCACCGCTCCAACCTGATCGGCATGGGCGTGGTACCGCTGCAGTTCCCCGAGGGGCAGGATCGCAAGTCGCTCGGCCTGACCGGCGATGAAGAAGTCTCGATTGAAGGGCTTGCCGAGCTGACGCCGGGCGGTACCGTGAAGGTCACCATCCACACCGCCGACGGTGAGAAAAACGTGGACGCCAAGTGCCGGATCGACACCGAAAACGAGCTGTCGTATTACCGCCACGGCGGCATCCTGCACTACGTGCTGCGCAAGATGATCGGCGCGGCGTAA
- the thiO gene encoding glycine oxidase ThiO, giving the protein MSDCLIIGGGVIGMMTALQLADAGQRVTLVERGRCGHEASWAGGGIVSPLYPWRYPVPISQLSRWSEGAYPTLALRLHEETGIDPEYRQKGLIYLNVDDEARALGWARSMGKPLERIDAQAVAAREPHAAASQNALWMPTLGSIRNPRLGQALRARLGAMPGVTLAENTAVSGFIRTGNAVTGVATSAGNYTAGRVVVCGGAWAAALLATLGEALAVRPVKGQMIAYQTPPGLVERVILKDGRYVIPRADGLLLVGSTLEEAGFDKATDAQARASLEASAESIVPALADYPVVHHWAGLRPGSPDGTPFIGALPGWQNLYVNAGHYRNGLVLAPASTHLLVDELLGRTPLIDPLPYRLEGRMVEAG; this is encoded by the coding sequence GTGAGTGATTGCTTAATTATTGGCGGTGGCGTGATCGGCATGATGACCGCGCTCCAGCTGGCCGATGCCGGCCAACGAGTGACGCTGGTCGAACGTGGGCGCTGTGGCCACGAAGCTTCCTGGGCGGGCGGTGGTATCGTCTCGCCGCTTTACCCCTGGCGCTATCCCGTGCCGATTTCGCAGCTGTCGCGCTGGTCGGAGGGCGCCTATCCCACCCTTGCGCTGCGCCTGCACGAAGAAACCGGTATCGACCCGGAGTATCGCCAGAAAGGCCTGATTTACCTCAACGTGGATGATGAAGCACGTGCGCTTGGCTGGGCGCGGAGCATGGGCAAACCGCTGGAGCGTATCGACGCCCAGGCGGTAGCCGCCAGAGAACCCCACGCGGCGGCCAGCCAGAACGCGCTGTGGATGCCGACGCTGGGCAGCATTCGTAACCCGCGGCTGGGGCAGGCGCTGCGCGCCCGGCTGGGCGCGATGCCGGGCGTTACGCTGGCGGAAAACACGGCCGTTAGCGGGTTTATACGCACCGGCAACGCCGTGACTGGCGTGGCCACCAGCGCCGGCAACTATACCGCCGGGCGCGTGGTGGTCTGCGGCGGTGCCTGGGCGGCCGCGCTGCTGGCAACGCTTGGGGAAGCGCTGGCGGTGCGGCCGGTAAAAGGGCAGATGATTGCCTACCAGACGCCGCCGGGGCTGGTGGAACGCGTGATTCTCAAGGATGGGCGCTATGTGATTCCCCGGGCTGACGGGCTGCTGCTGGTGGGCTCAACCCTTGAAGAAGCGGGCTTTGATAAAGCCACCGATGCCCAGGCGCGGGCATCGCTTGAAGCCAGCGCGGAAAGCATCGTGCCGGCGCTGGCCGACTATCCGGTGGTGCACCACTGGGCGGGATTGCGCCCGGGCTCGCCCGACGGCACGCCGTTTATCGGCGCGCTGCCGGGGTGGCAGAACCTGTACGTCAACGCCGGGCACTATCGCAACGGCCTGGTACTGGCGCCGGCCTCCACGCATTTGCTGGTGGATGAGCTGTTGGGGCGCACGCCGCTGATTGATCCGCTGCCCTACCGGCTGGAAGGGCGCATGGTGGAGGCGGGTTAG
- a CDS encoding GspH/FimT family pseudopilin has protein sequence MKPSTQQGVTLIELLVVVALVAILASVGYPSLRAFGERNAHRVAVSQLQSALALARHSAITRNTDVFLCPQATEENEENACGTDWSQTLLVVAHSTQPLEPANILRVLPGGDARITYSRGWRRVKFNSLGHSSGHNGTFTVCAPATARGTDVILSQLGRSRVENAPDACQPLG, from the coding sequence ATGAAACCGTCCACACAGCAAGGCGTTACGCTGATTGAGCTGCTGGTCGTCGTGGCGCTGGTGGCCATACTCGCCAGTGTCGGCTACCCCAGCCTGCGCGCCTTTGGCGAACGCAACGCCCACCGGGTAGCCGTCAGCCAGCTGCAAAGCGCGCTGGCACTGGCTCGCCATTCGGCCATCACGCGTAATACCGACGTGTTCCTGTGCCCGCAGGCGACAGAGGAAAACGAAGAAAACGCCTGCGGCACGGACTGGAGCCAGACGCTGCTGGTGGTCGCACACAGCACACAACCACTTGAGCCGGCCAATATTCTACGCGTGCTGCCCGGCGGTGACGCCCGCATTACCTACAGCCGTGGCTGGCGGCGTGTAAAGTTCAACTCGCTTGGCCACAGCAGCGGGCACAACGGCACTTTTACCGTCTGCGCTCCCGCTACAGCGCGAGGCACTGACGTGATTCTCAGCCAGCTAGGCCGCAGCCGTGTAGAGAACGCGCCCGACGCCTGTCAGCCGTTAGGATAG